In Pseudomonas sp. MYb327, one DNA window encodes the following:
- the recJ gene encoding single-stranded-DNA-specific exonuclease RecJ, which yields MRIEPRLLPATLPFLGDIPPLLTRLYAARGVQSEAELDKSLARLIPFQQLKGIEAAVDLLVTALEQRQRILIVGDFDADGATASTVGTLGLRLLGAAHVDYLVPNRFDYGYGLTPEIVAVALERQPQLLITVDNGISSVEGVAAAKKAGLNVLVTDHHLPGDELPLADAIVNPNQPGCEFPSKALAGVGVIFYVLMALRARLRSLGWYENKPQPNIGELLDLVALGSVADVVPLDANNRILVHQGLERIRAGRARPGIKAILEVAKRDHARITSTDLGFIVGPRLNAAGRLDDMSLGIECLLTEDAGLAREMAAQLDGMNQDRKSIEQGMQREALAQLKDLPVESMPFGLCLFDAEWHQGVIGILASRMKERYFRPTIAFADAGDGLLKGSGRSVQGFHIRDALSVVAAQHPNLITKYGGHAMAAGLTLPEANFPLFAEAFDAEVRRQMREEDLTGRLLSDGTLAVEEFHLELARALRHAGPWGQHFPEPLFHGVFQLIEQRVVGERHLKVVLRSECGSVKLDGIAFGIDRDVWPNPTIKWVELAYKLDVNEFRGNETVQLMIAHIEPR from the coding sequence ATGCGCATCGAACCTCGCCTGTTGCCCGCCACCCTGCCATTCCTCGGTGATATTCCGCCGCTGCTGACCCGTCTGTACGCGGCGCGGGGTGTGCAGTCCGAGGCCGAACTGGACAAGAGCCTGGCGCGGCTGATTCCGTTCCAGCAACTCAAGGGCATCGAGGCTGCCGTGGATTTGCTGGTCACCGCGCTCGAACAGCGGCAGCGGATCCTGATCGTCGGCGACTTCGATGCTGACGGCGCGACGGCCAGCACCGTCGGCACCCTGGGCTTGCGCCTGTTGGGCGCGGCTCACGTCGATTATCTGGTGCCGAACCGCTTTGACTACGGCTACGGCCTGACGCCGGAAATCGTCGCGGTGGCGCTGGAGCGTCAGCCTCAATTGCTGATCACCGTGGACAACGGTATCTCCAGCGTCGAAGGCGTGGCGGCGGCGAAAAAGGCCGGCCTTAACGTGCTGGTTACCGATCACCACTTGCCCGGTGACGAACTGCCGCTGGCCGATGCCATTGTCAATCCGAACCAGCCGGGTTGTGAGTTTCCGAGCAAGGCGCTCGCCGGCGTCGGGGTGATTTTCTATGTACTGATGGCGCTGCGTGCACGCTTGCGCAGCTTGGGCTGGTACGAAAACAAGCCGCAGCCGAACATCGGCGAATTGCTCGACCTGGTGGCGCTGGGAAGCGTCGCCGACGTGGTGCCGCTGGATGCCAACAACCGGATTCTGGTGCACCAAGGCCTGGAGCGAATTCGCGCCGGACGTGCCCGGCCGGGGATCAAGGCCATTCTCGAAGTGGCCAAGCGTGACCATGCGCGCATTACGTCCACCGACCTGGGGTTCATTGTCGGCCCACGGCTGAATGCGGCAGGTCGCCTGGATGACATGAGCTTGGGCATCGAATGCCTGCTCACCGAAGACGCGGGCCTGGCCCGTGAAATGGCCGCGCAACTGGACGGCATGAACCAGGACCGCAAATCCATCGAGCAGGGCATGCAGCGGGAAGCGCTGGCGCAGCTCAAGGACTTGCCGGTGGAATCGATGCCGTTTGGTTTGTGCCTGTTCGATGCCGAATGGCACCAGGGCGTCATCGGTATCCTCGCGTCGCGTATGAAAGAGCGTTATTTCCGTCCGACCATTGCCTTTGCCGATGCCGGAGACGGTCTGCTCAAGGGTTCGGGACGTTCCGTCCAGGGCTTTCATATCCGTGACGCATTGAGCGTCGTAGCGGCGCAGCATCCAAATCTGATCACCAAGTACGGCGGTCATGCGATGGCCGCCGGCCTGACGTTGCCGGAAGCGAATTTTCCGTTGTTTGCCGAAGCCTTTGACGCTGAAGTGCGTAGGCAAATGCGTGAAGAAGACTTGACCGGGCGTTTGCTGTCGGACGGCACTCTGGCGGTCGAGGAATTTCACCTGGAACTGGCCCGCGCGCTGCGCCATGCCGGACCTTGGGGGCAGCATTTCCCGGAGCCGTTGTTTCACGGGGTGTTTCAGCTGATCGAGCAGCGCGTGGTCGGCGAACGGCACCTGAAAGTAGTGCTCAGGAGTGAATGCGGTTCGGTCAAGCTAGACGGCATTGCCTTTGGTATCGACCGTGACGTGTGGCCGAATCCGACGATCAAGTGGGTGGAGTTGGCCTACAAACTCGACGTTAACGAGTTTCGCGGTAACGAGACTGTCCAGCTGATGATTGCCCACATCGAACCGCGATAG